A portion of the Cryptomeria japonica chromosome 5, Sugi_1.0, whole genome shotgun sequence genome contains these proteins:
- the LOC131075158 gene encoding protein EDS1 isoform X1 — protein MRDACYCIPKPALVHKGALYKFLDIMQRSDLKTQMKNLSKQEKEQSIIFVGHSIGGAIATLATICFLDKRLKNIYPLCIAFGSSLVGNAALKESIGYHDWSVRFCHVVSKYDVVPRMLLAPFEAVAVYLNSIFSQRGNITGNISDPQEACRKLLDNLKCLGESSAYKPFGTYMFCSTYGAACIEDSQAALEMLILTLQSIEENGIQEENDIAGLLISKHKNYGDMLDHVIKSGYSTRTANIVSESSIEMGLVLQLESSVEMGIALQLEAMGFRTLVISLLFFN, from the exons ATGAGGGATGCGTGCTATTGCATTCCAAAGCCGGCTCTTGTTCACAAAGGAGCTCTCTACAAGTTCCTTGATATTATGCAAAGATCAGACTTAAAAACCCAG ATGAAGAATTTATCCAAACAGGAAAAGGAACAATCCATTATATTTGTGGGTCATTCTATAGGAGGTGCTATAGCAACCCTGGCTACGATCTGCTTCCTGGATAAGAGGCTGAAAAATATCTATCCTTTATGCATTGCATTTGGCTCTTCTTTGGTGGGAAATGCTGCTCTTAAAGAATCAATTGGTTACCATGATTGGTCTGTAAGattttgtcatgttgtttcaaaatATGATGTTGTTCCTCGCATGCTTCTTGCACCATTTGAAGCAGTTGCAGTGTATTTGAATTCGATTTTTTCTCAGAGAGGGAATATAACGGGCAATATTTCTGATCCTCAAGAAGCTTGCAGGAAACTTCTTGACAATTTGAAGTGCCTTGGAGAGTCTAGCGCATATAAACCCTTTGGTACTTATATGTTCTGTTCAACTTACGGAGCAGCTTGTATCGAGGACAGTCAAGCTGCCTTGGAGATGCTAATTTTAACTTTGCAAAGTATAGAAGAAAATGGCATTCAAGAGGAAAATGATATTGCCGGTTTATTGATTTCAAAGCACAAAAATTATGGTGATATGCTGGATCATGTTATTAAAAGTGGATACTCAACAAGAACTGCAAACATCGTCTCAGAATCTTCCATTGAGATGGGACTGGTACTGCAATTAGAATCCTCCGTTGAGATGGGAATAGCACTGCAATTAGAAGCCATGGGTTTTCGGACTCTGGTAATCTcattattatttttcaattaa
- the LOC131075158 gene encoding protein EDS1 isoform X2: MLSLQMKSRSSHCQCIFAVKKKMKNLSKQEKEQSIIFVGHSIGGAIATLATICFLDKRLKNIYPLCIAFGSSLVGNAALKESIGYHDWSVRFCHVVSKYDVVPRMLLAPFEAVAVYLNSIFSQRGNITGNISDPQEACRKLLDNLKCLGESSAYKPFGTYMFCSTYGAACIEDSQAALEMLILTLQSIEENGIQEENDIAGLLISKHKNYGDMLDHVIKSGYSTRTANIVSESSIEMGLVLQLESSVEMGIALQLEAMGFRTLVISLLFFN, encoded by the exons ATGTTGTCTCTCCAGATGAAGTCAAGGTCGAGCCACTGTCAATGTATATTCGCAGTTAAAAAAAAG ATGAAGAATTTATCCAAACAGGAAAAGGAACAATCCATTATATTTGTGGGTCATTCTATAGGAGGTGCTATAGCAACCCTGGCTACGATCTGCTTCCTGGATAAGAGGCTGAAAAATATCTATCCTTTATGCATTGCATTTGGCTCTTCTTTGGTGGGAAATGCTGCTCTTAAAGAATCAATTGGTTACCATGATTGGTCTGTAAGattttgtcatgttgtttcaaaatATGATGTTGTTCCTCGCATGCTTCTTGCACCATTTGAAGCAGTTGCAGTGTATTTGAATTCGATTTTTTCTCAGAGAGGGAATATAACGGGCAATATTTCTGATCCTCAAGAAGCTTGCAGGAAACTTCTTGACAATTTGAAGTGCCTTGGAGAGTCTAGCGCATATAAACCCTTTGGTACTTATATGTTCTGTTCAACTTACGGAGCAGCTTGTATCGAGGACAGTCAAGCTGCCTTGGAGATGCTAATTTTAACTTTGCAAAGTATAGAAGAAAATGGCATTCAAGAGGAAAATGATATTGCCGGTTTATTGATTTCAAAGCACAAAAATTATGGTGATATGCTGGATCATGTTATTAAAAGTGGATACTCAACAAGAACTGCAAACATCGTCTCAGAATCTTCCATTGAGATGGGACTGGTACTGCAATTAGAATCCTCCGTTGAGATGGGAATAGCACTGCAATTAGAAGCCATGGGTTTTCGGACTCTGGTAATCTcattattatttttcaattaa
- the LOC131075158 gene encoding protein EDS1 isoform X3, which produces MKNLSKQEKEQSIIFVGHSIGGAIATLATICFLDKRLKNIYPLCIAFGSSLVGNAALKESIGYHDWSVRFCHVVSKYDVVPRMLLAPFEAVAVYLNSIFSQRGNITGNISDPQEACRKLLDNLKCLGESSAYKPFGTYMFCSTYGAACIEDSQAALEMLILTLQSIEENGIQEENDIAGLLISKHKNYGDMLDHVIKSGYSTRTANIVSESSIEMGLVLQLESSVEMGIALQLEAMGFRTLVISLLFFN; this is translated from the coding sequence ATGAAGAATTTATCCAAACAGGAAAAGGAACAATCCATTATATTTGTGGGTCATTCTATAGGAGGTGCTATAGCAACCCTGGCTACGATCTGCTTCCTGGATAAGAGGCTGAAAAATATCTATCCTTTATGCATTGCATTTGGCTCTTCTTTGGTGGGAAATGCTGCTCTTAAAGAATCAATTGGTTACCATGATTGGTCTGTAAGattttgtcatgttgtttcaaaatATGATGTTGTTCCTCGCATGCTTCTTGCACCATTTGAAGCAGTTGCAGTGTATTTGAATTCGATTTTTTCTCAGAGAGGGAATATAACGGGCAATATTTCTGATCCTCAAGAAGCTTGCAGGAAACTTCTTGACAATTTGAAGTGCCTTGGAGAGTCTAGCGCATATAAACCCTTTGGTACTTATATGTTCTGTTCAACTTACGGAGCAGCTTGTATCGAGGACAGTCAAGCTGCCTTGGAGATGCTAATTTTAACTTTGCAAAGTATAGAAGAAAATGGCATTCAAGAGGAAAATGATATTGCCGGTTTATTGATTTCAAAGCACAAAAATTATGGTGATATGCTGGATCATGTTATTAAAAGTGGATACTCAACAAGAACTGCAAACATCGTCTCAGAATCTTCCATTGAGATGGGACTGGTACTGCAATTAGAATCCTCCGTTGAGATGGGAATAGCACTGCAATTAGAAGCCATGGGTTTTCGGACTCTGGTAATCTcattattatttttcaattaa